The Streptomyces sp. NBC_01255 genome window below encodes:
- a CDS encoding 5'-3' exonuclease produces MLLDTASLYFRAYFGVPDSVRAPDGTPVNAVRGLLDFITRLVQDHRPDDLVACWDEDWRPQWRVDLIPSYKAHRVAAETETGPDEEEIPDTLSPQVPVIEEVLAALGIARIGSAGYEADDVIGTLAGRAAGPVDIVTGDRDLFQLVDDARAVRVLYPRKGVGDCDLVDDELIRTKYGVRPDQYADFAALRGDASDGLPGVKGIGEKTATQLITEYGDLAGVRAAAEDRTSKLTPAKRRGIVEAAAYLDVAPTVVRVAGDVPLPEFDAALPSEPRDPAALDALVKRWGLGGAVGRLLPVLAR; encoded by the coding sequence ATGCTCCTCGACACCGCAAGCCTCTACTTCCGCGCCTACTTCGGTGTGCCGGACTCGGTCCGGGCCCCCGACGGCACGCCCGTGAACGCCGTCCGCGGCCTTCTCGACTTCATCACCCGGCTCGTCCAGGACCACCGCCCCGACGACCTGGTGGCCTGCTGGGACGAGGACTGGCGGCCGCAGTGGCGGGTGGACCTGATCCCCTCGTACAAGGCGCACCGGGTGGCGGCCGAGACGGAGACCGGCCCGGACGAGGAGGAGATCCCGGACACGCTCTCCCCGCAGGTGCCGGTGATCGAGGAGGTCCTCGCGGCGCTCGGCATCGCCCGGATCGGGTCCGCGGGGTACGAGGCGGACGACGTCATCGGGACGCTGGCGGGACGCGCCGCCGGGCCGGTGGACATCGTCACGGGTGACCGGGACCTGTTCCAGCTGGTGGACGACGCGCGCGCGGTGCGCGTGCTGTACCCGCGCAAGGGCGTCGGCGACTGCGACCTGGTGGACGACGAACTGATCCGTACGAAGTACGGCGTGCGCCCCGACCAGTACGCGGACTTCGCGGCGCTGCGCGGCGACGCGAGCGACGGGCTGCCCGGGGTGAAGGGCATCGGCGAGAAGACGGCCACGCAGCTGATCACGGAGTACGGGGATCTGGCCGGGGTGCGGGCGGCGGCCGAGGACCGGACGTCGAAGCTGACGCCGGCCAAGCGGCGCGGCATCGTGGAGGCGGCCGCGTATCTGGACGTGGCACCGACGGTGGTGCGGGTCGCCGGGGACGTACCGCTGCCGGAGTTCGACGCGGCCCTGCCGTCGGAGCCCCGCGATCCGGCGGCGCTGGACGCGCTGGTGAAGCGCTGGGGTCTGGGCGGGGCGGTGGGGCGCCTGCTGCCGGTGCTCGCCCGCTGA
- a CDS encoding quaternary amine ABC transporter ATP-binding protein, with translation MSRLQADHLYKVFGRRPDEAVRRLADGADRDELRAEGTTAAVVDAGFVVEPGQIFVVMGLSGSGKSTLLRMLNGLLEPTAGRVLFDGRDLTALSPRELRAVRATKISMVFQHFALFPHRNVLENAAYGLEVQGIPRAARETRAAEALELCGLAGWEKSWPDELSGGMQQRVGLARALATDADLLLMDESFSALDPLIRRDMQDQLLVLQQRLNKTIVFITHDLNEAMRIGDRIAVMRDGRIVQLGTAEDILVRPADDYVASFIQDVDRSRVLTAAAVMAGGAVPADCPEGCACRPVGPDTLVADLCAVAALAPHPVTVQDSDGTVLGVVPTERLLGVMGGLAAKDIEEQEVTARA, from the coding sequence GTGTCCAGGCTCCAGGCCGATCATCTGTACAAGGTGTTCGGCAGACGACCCGACGAAGCCGTCCGGCGCCTCGCCGACGGCGCCGACCGCGACGAACTGCGCGCCGAAGGGACGACGGCCGCCGTCGTCGACGCCGGCTTCGTCGTCGAACCCGGTCAGATCTTCGTCGTGATGGGCCTGTCCGGCTCCGGGAAGTCCACCCTCCTCCGCATGCTCAACGGCCTGCTCGAACCCACCGCCGGCCGGGTCCTCTTCGACGGCCGCGACCTCACCGCACTCTCCCCCCGCGAGCTGCGCGCCGTCCGGGCCACCAAGATCAGCATGGTCTTCCAGCACTTCGCGCTCTTCCCGCACCGGAACGTCCTGGAGAACGCCGCCTACGGCCTGGAGGTCCAGGGCATCCCGCGCGCCGCGCGCGAGACCCGCGCCGCCGAGGCCCTCGAACTGTGCGGACTCGCCGGCTGGGAGAAGTCCTGGCCCGACGAGCTCTCCGGTGGCATGCAGCAGCGCGTCGGCCTCGCCCGCGCCCTCGCCACCGACGCCGACCTGCTCCTCATGGACGAGTCCTTCAGCGCGCTCGACCCGCTCATCCGCCGCGACATGCAGGACCAGCTCCTCGTGCTCCAGCAGCGGCTGAACAAGACCATCGTCTTCATCACCCACGACCTCAACGAGGCCATGCGCATCGGCGACCGGATCGCCGTCATGCGCGACGGCCGGATCGTGCAGCTCGGCACCGCCGAGGACATCCTCGTCCGCCCCGCCGACGACTACGTCGCCTCCTTCATCCAGGACGTCGACCGCTCCCGCGTGCTCACCGCCGCCGCCGTCATGGCCGGGGGCGCCGTCCCTGCCGACTGCCCAGAGGGGTGCGCCTGCCGGCCCGTCGGACCCGACACCCTCGTCGCCGACCTGTGCGCCGTCGCCGCCCTGGCCCCGCACCCCGTGACCGTCCAGGACTCCGACGGCACCGTCCTCGGCGTCGTACCGACCGAACGCCTCCTCGGCGTCATGGGCGGCCTCGCCGCGAAGGACATCGAGGAGCAGGAGGTGACCGCCCGTGCCTAG